A single window of Mycolicibacterium aurum DNA harbors:
- a CDS encoding DNA-deoxyinosine glycosylase, translating into MTSATLESFPPLVAAGARILILGNMPGVASLEARQYYAHPRNAFWPITGALFGVDPGAPYSARVAALTAAGVAVWDVLKHCRRIGSLDASVEPDSMVPNDFDAFFAAHPGITHVYFNGAAAEKNYRRLVIAGGALCYRRLPSTSPAHTARYDAKLAAWRQITSDAART; encoded by the coding sequence ATGACGTCGGCAACGCTGGAGAGCTTCCCGCCGCTCGTCGCCGCAGGCGCGCGGATTCTCATCCTCGGCAACATGCCCGGCGTCGCATCACTCGAGGCGCGGCAGTACTACGCGCACCCGCGCAACGCCTTCTGGCCCATCACCGGCGCACTGTTCGGCGTCGATCCCGGCGCGCCCTACAGCGCGCGCGTCGCCGCGCTGACGGCAGCGGGGGTCGCGGTGTGGGATGTACTGAAGCACTGCCGCCGGATCGGCAGCCTGGATGCCTCCGTAGAACCAGACAGCATGGTGCCCAACGACTTCGACGCGTTTTTCGCGGCCCATCCCGGAATCACACATGTCTACTTCAACGGCGCCGCGGCGGAGAAGAACTACCGTCGCCTGGTCATCGCAGGTGGCGCGCTATGCTACCGCCGGCTGCCGTCGACCAGTCCGGCGCACACCGCGCGGTACGACGCCAAACTGGCCGCGTGGCGGCAGATCACGTCCGACGCTGCCCGTACGTAG
- a CDS encoding AraC family transcriptional regulator, with protein MGAWKNATGGEPLRGVVGRPASTSAFDLTRMPAVGDTARYVEYFWSVTWDLRGQEPFDSAVITFPAMHLTHEWGDDGVRHGFPLPSTLVHGVVERVFRTTIRERGWVVGARFLPGGYTARFGGDASAMTGRIVPVDEGLFGVPVRFPDDVDAAASRLDRLIGQGGQPDGSYVALTRLVDRIRDDAGVHRVDQVMSHSPWSARTTQRVFRRYVGVPVKWVLCRYRLQNAALAIETDPGVDHADLAIRLGWYDQAHFINDFRAMLGCTPGEYAATYGQRRT; from the coding sequence GTGGGCGCTTGGAAAAACGCGACAGGCGGCGAGCCGCTGCGCGGGGTGGTCGGGCGCCCGGCCAGCACGTCCGCCTTCGACCTGACACGCATGCCCGCCGTCGGGGACACCGCGCGGTACGTCGAGTACTTCTGGTCCGTCACCTGGGACCTGCGGGGGCAGGAGCCGTTCGACAGCGCCGTCATCACGTTCCCGGCGATGCATCTGACCCACGAGTGGGGCGATGACGGTGTCAGACACGGCTTTCCGCTGCCCTCCACGCTCGTGCACGGGGTCGTCGAGCGGGTGTTCCGGACCACGATCCGCGAGCGCGGGTGGGTGGTCGGGGCACGTTTTCTGCCCGGGGGCTACACCGCGAGGTTCGGCGGTGACGCGTCGGCGATGACCGGTCGCATCGTGCCGGTGGACGAGGGCCTTTTCGGGGTGCCCGTTCGTTTTCCCGACGACGTCGATGCCGCGGCCTCGCGGCTGGACCGCCTGATCGGGCAGGGCGGTCAACCCGACGGCAGCTATGTTGCACTGACGCGCCTGGTCGACCGGATCCGCGACGACGCCGGCGTCCATCGCGTCGATCAGGTGATGAGCCACTCGCCGTGGAGCGCGCGCACCACACAGCGGGTGTTCCGGCGTTACGTCGGGGTGCCCGTGAAGTGGGTGCTGTGCCGGTACCGGCTGCAGAACGCCGCGCTGGCGATCGAGACCGACCCGGGTGTCGACCACGCCGATCTCGCGATCCGGCTGGGGTGGTATGACCAGGCGCACTTCATCAACGACTTTCGCGCGATGCTCGGATGCACGCCGGGGGAGTATGCCGCTACGTACGGGCAGCGTCGGACGTGA
- a CDS encoding VOC family protein translates to MTDAPIPAGYTSLTPFLCVDGAAAAVDFYATVFGATVVEKMDGPDGTVAHAELDFGSGRLQLGDPADAYKIAAPDAGADVVTHSIALYCGDVDDVVAKAEKAGATVREAPQDFPTGDRFASLRDPFGIRWTVMTRVEDVTAEERDRRLSEWAAQNVN, encoded by the coding sequence ATGACTGATGCACCCATCCCCGCCGGATACACCAGCCTGACCCCGTTCCTGTGCGTCGACGGCGCAGCGGCGGCGGTCGACTTCTACGCCACGGTGTTCGGCGCCACCGTGGTCGAGAAGATGGACGGCCCCGACGGCACCGTCGCCCACGCCGAGCTGGATTTCGGCTCCGGCCGCCTGCAACTCGGCGACCCCGCCGACGCCTACAAGATCGCCGCGCCCGACGCAGGCGCGGACGTCGTCACCCATTCGATCGCGCTGTACTGCGGTGACGTCGACGACGTCGTGGCCAAGGCCGAGAAGGCCGGCGCGACTGTCCGGGAGGCGCCGCAGGATTTCCCGACCGGTGACCGGTTCGCGTCCCTGCGCGACCCGTTCGGGATCCGGTGGACGGTGATGACGCGCGTCGAGGACGTCACCGCCGAGGAGCGGGACCGGCGGCTGAGCGAATGGGCTGCGCAGAACGTGAACTAG
- a CDS encoding HIT family protein, producing MSCVFCAIVAGDAPAIRIYEDDDFLALLDIRPFTRGHTLVIPKVHTVDLTDTPGETVAQMAVIGQRIAKAARASGLHADGNNIAINDGKSAFQSVFHIHLHVVPRRDGDKLSFAKGMLVRRDSDREETGRLLREALAHVDSAEKD from the coding sequence ATGTCCTGCGTGTTCTGCGCCATCGTCGCCGGTGACGCCCCTGCCATCCGGATCTACGAGGACGACGACTTCCTCGCTCTCCTCGACATCCGACCCTTCACCAGGGGCCACACCCTCGTGATCCCCAAGGTCCACACCGTCGACCTCACCGACACGCCCGGAGAGACCGTGGCGCAGATGGCCGTCATCGGCCAGCGCATCGCCAAGGCGGCACGCGCGTCGGGCCTGCACGCCGACGGCAACAACATCGCCATCAACGACGGCAAGTCCGCGTTCCAGTCGGTGTTCCACATCCACCTGCATGTGGTCCCCCGCCGCGACGGCGACAAGCTGTCGTTCGCCAAGGGGATGCTGGTGCGCCGGGACTCCGACCGCGAGGAAACCGGACGGCTGCTGCGCGAGGCACTGGCGCATGTGGACAGCGCGGAGAAGGATTGA
- a CDS encoding nitroreductase family deazaflavin-dependent oxidoreductase, with product MGVALWLEQNVGYRILMLHDKLYKSTGGRIGHRIPLPGVAPSLLLHTVGAKTGRQRTNTLSYFPDGGSYYVVASKGGDPKAPGWYHNLKANPDVEINLGPQRLAVTATPLLPGDPDYARLWTLVNEGNSHRYEGYQKRTTRPIPVVRLTPKA from the coding sequence ATGGGCGTTGCACTGTGGCTTGAGCAGAATGTCGGCTACCGGATATTGATGCTCCACGACAAGCTGTACAAGAGCACCGGCGGGCGCATCGGCCACCGCATTCCCCTGCCCGGCGTCGCCCCCAGCCTCCTGCTGCATACCGTGGGGGCCAAAACCGGCCGGCAGCGGACGAACACGCTGTCGTACTTCCCCGACGGCGGCAGCTACTACGTCGTCGCGTCCAAGGGCGGGGACCCTAAAGCGCCGGGCTGGTACCACAACCTCAAAGCCAACCCTGACGTCGAAATCAACCTCGGCCCACAGCGTCTGGCCGTCACAGCCACGCCCTTGCTGCCTGGCGACCCTGACTATGCGCGGCTGTGGACGCTGGTCAACGAGGGCAACTCGCACCGCTACGAGGGCTACCAGAAGCGGACCACACGGCCCATTCCGGTGGTGCGGCTGACGCCGAAGGCCTAG
- a CDS encoding LLM class flavin-dependent oxidoreductase encodes MRLSVLDLVPVRSDQSTSDALAATTLLAQAADRLGYTRYWIAEHHNMPAVAATSPPVLIAHLAAHTSSLRLGSGGVMLPNHAPLAVAEQFALLEAAHPGRIDLGIGRAPGSDPVTSMALRGPAGRDDRDIEQFPEYLDDVMALMSSKGVRVPLPRDLMRDNYILKATPAAVTEPRLWLLGSSMYSARLAAAKGLPYVFAHHFAGQGTEEALQYYRDNFVPSELTPEPVTFLTVNAVVAETHDEAMRLLLPNLQMMARLRTGQPLVALDLVEDAEALDLGPRAQAVIEAGVRQAVVGSPAEAADQVRDLAEHFGVDEVMVHPVAAAYRGVDPATSPARETTLELLAKELF; translated from the coding sequence ATGCGTCTTTCTGTCCTCGATCTCGTCCCCGTGCGCTCCGACCAGAGCACCTCCGATGCGCTGGCCGCCACCACGTTGCTGGCGCAGGCCGCCGACCGGCTCGGATACACCCGGTACTGGATCGCCGAGCACCACAACATGCCCGCGGTCGCGGCCACCAGCCCGCCCGTGCTGATCGCTCACCTCGCCGCGCACACGTCGTCGCTGCGGCTGGGCTCCGGCGGCGTGATGCTGCCCAACCACGCACCTCTGGCCGTCGCCGAGCAGTTCGCACTTCTGGAGGCCGCGCACCCCGGGCGCATCGATCTGGGCATCGGACGGGCGCCTGGCTCGGATCCGGTCACGTCGATGGCGCTGCGCGGGCCTGCGGGACGCGACGACCGCGACATCGAGCAGTTCCCCGAGTACCTCGACGACGTCATGGCGCTGATGAGCAGCAAGGGCGTGCGGGTGCCGCTGCCCCGCGACCTGATGCGCGACAACTACATCCTCAAGGCCACGCCCGCCGCGGTCACCGAACCGAGGCTCTGGCTGCTGGGCTCGTCGATGTACTCGGCGCGCCTTGCTGCGGCCAAGGGGCTGCCCTACGTCTTCGCGCATCACTTCGCCGGGCAGGGCACCGAAGAGGCGCTGCAGTACTACCGCGACAACTTCGTGCCCAGTGAGCTGACACCCGAACCCGTGACGTTCCTGACCGTCAACGCGGTCGTCGCCGAAACCCACGACGAGGCAATGCGTCTGCTGCTGCCGAACCTGCAGATGATGGCGCGGTTGCGCACCGGGCAGCCGCTGGTGGCGCTCGACCTCGTCGAGGACGCCGAAGCGCTGGACCTCGGGCCGCGGGCCCAGGCCGTCATCGAGGCCGGTGTGCGTCAGGCCGTCGTCGGGTCGCCGGCGGAGGCCGCCGACCAGGTGCGTGACCTCGCAGAGCACTTCGGTGTCGACGAAGTGATGGTGCACCCGGTGGCCGCGGCCTACCGCGGAGTCGACCCGGCCACCTCGCCGGCCCGCGAAACCACGCTGGAGCTGTTGGCCAAGGAGCTGTTCTAG
- a CDS encoding uracil-DNA glycosylase, with translation MVSRSRPQLPHPRIGGAFDTPVRPGSGWPGDPATRRTAVAATPAEVTEMAASARSLKQLDAEVSVCRACPRLVQWREEAAAVKRKSYADQPYWGRPAPGFGSEQPRILVVGLAPAAHGANRTGRVFTGDRSGDFLFASLHRSGLANQATCTDSADGLQLNDIRVAAAVRCAPPENAPTPAERTACAPWLDAEWRLTGADVRVIVALGGFAWQVALALVRRNGGSVGTPAPKFGHGATATLTTPRGDVELLGCFHPSQQNTFTGRLTPAMMDDIFATARAMSA, from the coding sequence ATGGTGAGTCGGTCCCGCCCTCAGCTGCCGCACCCACGCATCGGCGGTGCGTTCGACACCCCGGTGCGGCCGGGCAGCGGTTGGCCCGGTGATCCGGCGACGCGACGCACCGCGGTGGCGGCGACGCCCGCGGAGGTGACCGAGATGGCGGCATCGGCCAGAAGTCTCAAGCAGCTCGACGCCGAGGTGTCGGTGTGCCGTGCGTGCCCGCGGTTGGTGCAGTGGCGTGAGGAGGCTGCAGCGGTCAAGCGCAAGTCCTACGCCGACCAGCCTTACTGGGGCAGGCCGGCGCCCGGCTTCGGCTCGGAGCAGCCCCGGATTCTGGTCGTCGGGCTGGCACCCGCGGCACACGGCGCCAACCGCACCGGCAGGGTGTTCACCGGCGACCGCTCGGGTGATTTCCTGTTCGCCTCGCTGCACCGCAGCGGGCTGGCGAACCAGGCCACCTGCACCGACAGCGCAGACGGCTTGCAGCTCAACGACATTCGGGTGGCCGCCGCGGTGCGGTGCGCGCCGCCGGAGAATGCGCCGACGCCTGCGGAGCGGACGGCCTGTGCCCCGTGGCTGGACGCGGAGTGGCGGTTGACCGGCGCCGACGTGCGCGTCATCGTCGCGTTGGGAGGGTTCGCGTGGCAGGTGGCCCTGGCACTGGTCCGCAGGAACGGCGGGTCGGTGGGCACACCCGCGCCGAAATTCGGCCACGGTGCGACCGCCACGCTGACGACGCCGCGCGGTGACGTCGAATTGCTCGGCTGTTTCCACCCCAGCCAGCAGAACACCTTCACCGGCAGGCTCACCCCCGCGATGATGGACGACATCTTCGCGACCGCCCGCGCGATGTCGGCCTGA
- a CDS encoding sensor domain-containing protein: MRRAKAAILGICILVTGCGNISSADTAPPPSRTLIPRPLVERELGELLVAPEQVAAAMGVPAMTAIEAQTSMSDNSAIMAPPECLAIDGAAELQVYANSGYLAERDQSLNDGEGWKTYVKQSVVLFPYLEKAAEFFDASVEQWPSCHEYSHTQSGSQWSVGEIVTADRTLSTVATQRDAAAPGWGCGRALVQRNNVIVDVNTCSANPAGSALTIAQQVAANVDAHW; the protein is encoded by the coding sequence ATGCGGCGAGCAAAAGCAGCAATTCTCGGCATCTGCATCCTGGTCACCGGGTGCGGCAACATCAGTAGCGCGGACACGGCGCCGCCGCCGAGCCGCACGTTGATCCCGCGGCCGCTGGTGGAACGGGAGCTGGGTGAATTGCTCGTGGCCCCCGAACAGGTGGCTGCGGCGATGGGGGTGCCGGCGATGACGGCCATCGAGGCACAGACCTCGATGTCGGACAACAGCGCGATCATGGCACCGCCGGAATGCCTGGCGATCGACGGCGCCGCCGAACTGCAGGTCTACGCCAACAGCGGCTACCTGGCCGAACGCGATCAGAGCCTCAACGACGGCGAAGGCTGGAAAACCTACGTGAAGCAGTCGGTCGTGCTGTTTCCGTATCTGGAGAAGGCCGCCGAGTTCTTCGACGCCTCCGTCGAGCAGTGGCCCTCGTGCCATGAGTACTCCCACACGCAGAGCGGTTCACAGTGGTCGGTCGGCGAGATCGTCACCGCGGACCGCACGCTGAGCACCGTCGCCACCCAACGGGATGCGGCGGCTCCGGGCTGGGGATGCGGGCGCGCGCTGGTGCAGCGCAACAACGTGATCGTCGACGTCAACACGTGTAGCGCCAACCCGGCCGGGTCGGCGTTGACCATCGCCCAGCAGGTTGCCGCCAACGTCGACGCGCACTGGTAG
- a CDS encoding MFS transporter has translation MTQPTATAGRRTPLLLIMFAALMAGAGNGISIVAFPWLVLQRNGSALDASIVAMAGTLPLLAATVLAGAAVDFLGRRRVSMISDTLSALSVAAVPVLALIFGAHVINVAVLAGLAALGAFFDPAGMTARETMLPEAAQRAGWTLDHANSVYEAIFNLAYIVGPGIGGLLIATLGGIDTMWVTAGAFVLSIVAIGVLRLEGAGKPDPSAMSAGVWAGIVEGLRFVWNSKVLRTLAFVDLAATGLYMPMESVLFPKYFTDRNEPAQLGWVLMALSIGGLVGALGYAVMSKYMKRRTVMLTAVLTLGVAMTVIAFLPPLPVILLLCVVVGFVYGPIAPIYNYVMQTRAPQHLRGRVVGVMGSLAYAAGPLGLILAGPLADASGLHATFLALSLPMLALGVAAVFMPALRDLDSPPGDGARADSGIP, from the coding sequence ATGACGCAACCGACGGCGACCGCGGGCAGACGCACCCCGCTGCTCCTGATCATGTTCGCGGCGCTGATGGCCGGTGCGGGCAACGGCATCTCGATCGTCGCGTTCCCGTGGCTGGTGCTGCAGCGCAACGGCTCAGCCCTCGATGCCTCGATCGTCGCGATGGCGGGCACGCTGCCCCTGCTGGCCGCGACCGTGCTCGCCGGGGCCGCCGTGGATTTCCTGGGCCGCAGGCGGGTCTCGATGATCTCCGACACGCTGTCGGCCCTGTCCGTGGCCGCGGTGCCGGTGCTCGCGCTGATATTCGGGGCGCACGTGATCAACGTCGCGGTACTGGCCGGGCTGGCGGCGCTCGGCGCGTTCTTCGATCCGGCGGGGATGACAGCGCGGGAGACGATGCTGCCGGAGGCCGCCCAGCGCGCCGGCTGGACACTCGACCACGCGAACTCGGTCTACGAAGCCATCTTCAACCTGGCCTACATCGTCGGTCCCGGCATCGGCGGACTGCTGATCGCGACCCTCGGCGGCATCGACACCATGTGGGTGACCGCCGGTGCGTTCGTCCTGTCGATCGTCGCGATCGGCGTGCTTCGACTGGAGGGCGCGGGCAAGCCCGACCCGTCGGCGATGTCCGCCGGTGTATGGGCGGGGATCGTCGAAGGTCTGCGCTTCGTGTGGAACTCCAAGGTGCTGCGGACGTTGGCGTTCGTGGATCTGGCGGCGACCGGGCTGTACATGCCGATGGAAAGCGTGCTGTTCCCGAAGTACTTCACCGACCGCAACGAGCCCGCGCAGCTCGGCTGGGTGTTGATGGCGCTGAGTATCGGCGGCCTGGTCGGTGCGCTCGGGTATGCCGTGATGTCGAAGTACATGAAGCGACGCACCGTCATGCTGACCGCCGTGCTGACCCTGGGGGTGGCGATGACGGTGATCGCGTTCCTACCGCCGCTGCCCGTCATCCTGCTGCTGTGCGTGGTCGTCGGCTTCGTCTACGGACCGATCGCACCGATCTACAACTACGTGATGCAGACCCGCGCGCCGCAGCATCTGCGCGGACGCGTGGTCGGGGTGATGGGGTCGCTGGCGTACGCCGCGGGCCCGCTCGGGCTGATCCTGGCCGGCCCGCTCGCCGACGCCAGCGGGTTGCACGCCACATTCCTGGCGCTGTCGCTGCCGATGCTGGCCCTTGGTGTCGCGGCGGTGTTCATGCCTGCGCTACGGGACCTGGACAGCCCGCCGGGCGACGGGGCTAGAGCGGACTCAGGTATTCCTTGA
- a CDS encoding FAD-binding oxidoreductase codes for MQQLASLITELPDGTVVTDPDILESYRFDRAADPGAGTPIAVVRPRRTEEVQAVLRWATTHRIAVVPRGMGTGLSGGATALDGGIVLSTEKMRDISVDPITRTAVVQPGLLNAEVKKAVAEYGLWYPPDPSSYEICSIGGNIATNAGGLCCVKYGVTTDYVLGLQVVLADGTAVRLGGPRLKDVAGLSLTKLFVGSEGTLGVVTEVTLKLLPAQTGACTVVATFDSVEDAANAVVAITGKIRPSMLEFMDSAAINAVEDKLKMGLDRHAAAMMVAASDDRGPAGAQDAEFMAAVFTEHAAKEVFSTSDPEEGEAFVAARRFAIPAVEAKGSLLLEDVGVPLPALAELVAGVGKIAANRDVMISVIAHAGDGNTHPLIVFDPADADMEQRAQQAFGEIMDLAVGLGGTITGEHGVGRLKRPWLAGQLGPEAMELNRRIKTALDPDGILNPGAAI; via the coding sequence GTGCAGCAGCTGGCGAGCCTGATCACCGAATTGCCCGACGGCACCGTCGTCACCGATCCGGACATCCTGGAGTCCTACCGGTTCGACCGGGCGGCCGATCCGGGTGCCGGCACCCCGATCGCCGTCGTCCGGCCGCGCCGCACCGAAGAGGTCCAGGCGGTACTGCGGTGGGCCACCACCCACCGGATCGCCGTGGTGCCACGTGGCATGGGCACCGGATTATCCGGTGGCGCAACAGCACTCGATGGCGGCATCGTGCTGAGCACCGAGAAGATGCGCGACATCTCGGTGGACCCGATCACCCGCACCGCCGTCGTCCAGCCCGGCCTGCTCAACGCCGAGGTGAAGAAGGCCGTCGCCGAGTACGGCCTGTGGTACCCGCCCGACCCGTCGTCGTATGAGATCTGCAGCATCGGCGGCAACATCGCCACCAATGCCGGCGGGCTGTGCTGCGTGAAGTACGGGGTCACCACCGATTACGTGCTGGGGCTGCAGGTGGTGCTGGCTGACGGCACCGCGGTGCGGCTCGGCGGCCCGCGGCTCAAAGACGTCGCCGGGCTGTCGCTGACCAAGCTCTTCGTCGGCAGCGAGGGCACCCTCGGCGTGGTCACGGAGGTCACCCTGAAGCTCTTGCCCGCCCAGACCGGTGCGTGCACCGTCGTCGCGACGTTCGACTCCGTCGAGGACGCCGCCAACGCCGTCGTCGCGATCACCGGCAAGATCCGGCCGTCGATGCTGGAGTTCATGGACTCGGCGGCGATCAACGCCGTCGAGGACAAGTTGAAGATGGGGCTGGACCGCCACGCCGCCGCCATGATGGTCGCCGCGTCCGACGATCGAGGTCCGGCCGGCGCGCAGGATGCCGAGTTCATGGCTGCGGTGTTCACCGAACACGCTGCGAAGGAAGTCTTTTCGACGTCCGACCCCGAGGAAGGTGAGGCGTTTGTCGCCGCCCGCCGCTTCGCGATCCCCGCGGTGGAGGCCAAGGGCTCACTCCTACTCGAGGACGTCGGGGTTCCCCTGCCCGCGCTGGCCGAACTCGTCGCAGGGGTGGGCAAGATCGCGGCCAACCGGGACGTGATGATCTCGGTGATCGCCCACGCCGGGGACGGAAACACCCACCCGCTGATCGTGTTCGACCCCGCCGACGCCGACATGGAGCAGCGGGCCCAACAGGCTTTCGGCGAGATCATGGACCTCGCGGTCGGGCTGGGCGGGACGATCACCGGCGAGCACGGCGTCGGGCGGCTCAAACGCCCGTGGCTGGCCGGTCAGCTGGGTCCGGAGGCGATGGAACTGAACCGGCGGATCAAGACCGCGCTCGACCCGGACGGGATCCTCAACCCCGGCGCGGCGATCTGA
- a CDS encoding cytochrome P450: MIAVLSQELPARFELADASTWADPWPMYRSLRDHDPVHHVVPADKPDHDYYVLSRHADIWAAARDHQTFSSAQGLTVNYGELDLIGLADNPPMVMQDPPVHTEFRKLVARGFTPRQVEAVEPKVREYVIERIDALRANGGGDIVAELFKPLPSMVVAHYLGVPEADRGKFDGWTDAIVAANTAEGGIGGALGTVGDALGEMMAYFTALIELRRAEPEDDTVSHLVAAGVGADGDVAGVLSVLAFTFTMVTGGNDTTTGMLGGAVQLLHQRPDQRQLLVRDPGLIGDAVDELLRLTSPVQMLGRTVTRDVTIGDTRIPEGRRAMLLYGSGNRDERHYGDDAGELDITRKPRNILTFSHGAHHCLGAAAARMQSRVALTELLSRIPDFEVDESGITWAGGSYVRRPVSVPFRVTH; the protein is encoded by the coding sequence ATGATCGCAGTTTTGTCTCAGGAGTTGCCCGCCCGGTTCGAACTGGCCGACGCGTCGACCTGGGCCGACCCGTGGCCGATGTACCGGTCGCTGCGCGATCACGACCCCGTGCACCACGTCGTGCCGGCCGACAAGCCCGACCATGACTACTACGTGCTGTCCCGGCACGCCGATATCTGGGCCGCCGCGCGGGACCACCAGACGTTCTCGTCGGCGCAGGGCCTGACCGTCAACTACGGCGAGCTGGACCTCATCGGGCTCGCCGACAACCCGCCGATGGTGATGCAGGATCCGCCCGTGCACACCGAGTTCCGCAAGCTGGTGGCCCGCGGATTCACCCCTCGGCAGGTGGAGGCCGTCGAGCCCAAGGTCCGCGAGTACGTGATCGAGCGGATCGACGCGCTACGGGCCAACGGTGGCGGCGACATCGTCGCCGAACTCTTCAAGCCGCTGCCGTCGATGGTCGTGGCGCACTACCTCGGCGTACCCGAGGCCGACCGCGGCAAGTTCGACGGCTGGACCGACGCGATCGTCGCCGCCAACACCGCCGAAGGTGGAATCGGTGGAGCGCTCGGGACTGTCGGCGATGCGCTGGGCGAGATGATGGCGTACTTCACCGCGCTCATCGAACTCCGCAGGGCCGAACCCGAGGATGACACGGTGTCCCATCTGGTGGCCGCAGGTGTCGGCGCCGACGGCGATGTCGCCGGGGTGCTGTCGGTGCTGGCGTTCACGTTCACAATGGTCACCGGCGGCAACGACACCACCACCGGCATGCTCGGCGGCGCCGTCCAACTACTGCACCAGCGGCCGGATCAACGGCAATTGCTGGTGCGCGACCCCGGGCTGATCGGCGACGCCGTCGACGAGCTCCTGCGATTGACGTCGCCGGTACAGATGTTGGGGCGCACGGTGACCCGGGACGTCACGATCGGCGACACCCGGATTCCCGAGGGCCGCCGGGCGATGCTCCTGTACGGGTCGGGCAACCGGGACGAGCGCCACTACGGCGACGACGCGGGCGAGCTCGACATCACCCGCAAGCCGCGGAACATCCTGACCTTCAGCCACGGCGCACACCACTGCCTCGGCGCGGCTGCGGCGCGAATGCAGTCGCGGGTCGCGCTGACCGAATTACTCTCCCGCATTCCGGATTTCGAGGTCGACGAATCCGGGATCACCTGGGCCGGCGGCAGCTACGTGCGCCGGCCGGTGTCGGTGCCGTTCCGGGTGACGCACTGA
- a CDS encoding TetR/AcrR family transcriptional regulator — protein sequence MAGDWLAGRRTEVAADRILDAAGELFAAQPAATVGMHEIAAAAGCSRATLYRYFENREALYTAYVHRESYRLYREMTEQIMSFDDPRERLIEGMVSSLRNVRESPALASWFATAQRPIGAEMAEESEVIKALTEAFVISLGPDDADLVAHRARWLVRVMTSLMLFPGHDEADERSMLEEFVVPIVLPKRSADHGAQ from the coding sequence ATGGCGGGCGACTGGCTGGCGGGACGCCGCACCGAGGTGGCCGCCGACCGCATTCTGGACGCGGCGGGTGAGCTGTTCGCCGCCCAGCCCGCCGCCACGGTCGGCATGCACGAGATCGCCGCGGCAGCAGGCTGTTCCCGCGCAACCCTGTACCGGTACTTCGAGAACCGGGAAGCGCTGTACACGGCGTACGTGCACCGGGAGAGCTACCGGCTCTACCGCGAGATGACCGAGCAGATCATGTCGTTCGACGATCCGCGAGAGCGGCTGATCGAAGGCATGGTGTCGTCCCTGCGCAACGTGCGTGAAAGTCCGGCACTGGCATCGTGGTTCGCCACCGCCCAACGGCCCATCGGCGCGGAGATGGCCGAGGAGTCCGAGGTAATCAAGGCCTTGACGGAGGCGTTCGTCATCTCCCTCGGGCCTGACGACGCCGACCTGGTCGCCCATCGCGCGCGCTGGCTGGTGCGCGTCATGACCTCGCTGATGTTGTTCCCCGGCCACGACGAAGCCGACGAGCGCAGCATGCTCGAAGAGTTCGTCGTCCCGATCGTGCTACCGAAGCGCTCGGCCGATCACGGCGCGCAGTGA